GGATCTCCACCACGTCTTCCCCAGTGAAACTGCGGGGGGCGCGCATCAATAACAGCAGCACCTCATCCAACCGACGTTGGCCGTCAACCGCCATCACATGGCCATAGAGGATCCGATGGCTACCCCACTCCTGATGACCGGGGCACTGCACAACCGCCTGAGCAACCTGCTCAGCCACAGGCCCCGACAACCGGATCACAGCGATGCCTCCCTGGCCAGGAGCCACAGCCGTGGCAACCGCCGCAATGGTGTCGAGAGGAGGCACAGCAAAGGCAAGGTGTGTAGCTCCATACCTAAGATCCGAACCTCTTTGTCTGGCAAGTGCTGATGCGCCGGCTGCTGCGAGTCAGTCGCCACCGACTCCGACGGAGTCTTCAATGGCTTTGGGCGCAAGAGGGAACTCCTGGACAGCGCGCCCGCGGCCTGGCTGCAGGGGTGTTTTGCGGTTGCTTCCCCTTTTTCGGCTTGCAAATCGTGGTGAGCGTTGGCGTCGCATCGTTGTTAAAGGGCAACCATTTGCTGGCCGCTGCCGGAACACTGGTGAGCAATCCACTCACCTATCTCCCGCTGTACTGGTTCAACTATTTGGTGGGAGATCAACTGCTAGGGCCAAGCGCTGGCGCAGATACTCTCAGCTCGATCAACCGCAGCAACCTCTGGCTCCAGGGCTGGGGCTTCACCCAACGCATTTTGCTGGGTTCGAGTCTGGTGGGTTTGATCTTTGCGGTCGTGAGTGGCCTTGTGGCCTACAAACTCTTTCAGCGCCGTAGCGCTCAGCCACCCCGCCCCATCACGGTGTCCAACCAGGCGCCATAGGGCGCCCAATCGTCGTGCTGATCAATGGCCTCCCACAGGGTTTCAATCAACGGCCGCGTGGGAGGACGCAACAGATTCCAACGCTGCAAACGCTGCATCACATCCGCTGCCGAGCGTTGTTCGATCCACCAGACATCCCGCCAGGACTGCCAGACATCCCGAGGCGGCTCAGGCGCGTCAAGAACAAATGGCTTTAAAGCTTCCGCTTCCTCCGGTAGTCCATGCTCAACGACAGATCGACACAACGACGCAAAAAAGTCGCCGTACCCCACCGGCCAAGCCGCTAGTAAAGCCAAGGCATGGCGCACGACCGCATCATCACCGGCATCGGGCAAGCCCAACCGACGCCGCATCCGGGCGCAGTAGTGCTGGCTGTAGATCTCTGCGAATCGATCGAGCCGTTCCTCCATCGCCTCCCGGGGGAGCAGCAAGGCGAGGGGCTCTTGCAACATTTGCAGATTCTTCCGACAAATTGCAGGCTGACGACCGTAGGCATACAAGCCGGTCTGGTCGAAATAAGCCGCGGTAAAAGAAGGGTCCCAACGGTCGAGAAAAGCAAACGGCCCGTAGTCGAAGCTTTCGCCAACCAACGACATGTTGTCGGTGTTGAGCACCCCATGGACGAAGCCCGCCGCCATCCACTCAGCCGCCAAACGCGCCACCCGCTCGACAAGTTCGCCGTAAAAAGCCAAGAGTTGACGTTGCATGGCCCCACGGTCGCCATCGGCAGCGGGATGGGCTGCCGCAATCACGGGGTAATAGACAGCCACAACGTGGCGCAGCAATCGCTCCAAACCACGGGCATCGCGGAGATACAAAAGACGTTCGCAAGTACCAAAACGCAAGTGCGTGCGCGCGATGCGCACCATCACCGCACTTCGAGTGGGCGAAGGCTCATCGCTGCGATACAGATCCTCTCCGGTTTCGATCAACGACAGAGTTCGACTCGTTGTGACGCCAAGTGCCTGCAAGGCTTCCGAGGCGATCACCTCCCGAACACCTCCTTTCAAGGTGAGTCGTCCATCACCAGCACGACTCCATGGCGTCGTTCCTGAGCCCTTGGTTCCAAGGTCCTGAAGGTCGCCATGGCGGTCGCGCAGCTGCCCGTAGAGGAAACCTCGGCCATCGCCAAGTTGGGGGTTGTAGTTCCCAAACTGATAGCCGTGATAACGCAGCGCCAAAAAAGGCACCCGGCCTTCAAAGCGTCCGAAGGCCTCCTCCAGATCGGCATCCGACACCTGCTGGGCATTCATTCCCAACTGATGCAGCACAACGTTGTTCCGGAAGCGCAGTTGCGTGCGCGGAAACTTTGCGGCCTCCACCACATCCCAATACGCCGCACCCAAGGATTCAATCGAAACCTCGAATGGCAACGCCAGTAAGAGGTTGGTCAAGCCAAAATCCTCAGCTCACACCAATGCGCGCGATCCCGATCACATCAGCCATCGAGCGGATCTGGGCAAGGGTGCGGGTCAACTGATCAGCACCCTGAAGTTCCACCCGCAAATCAATACAGGCCGGCCGGCCGACGGCCGTTTTAACCCGCGCATCACTGACGTTGATCCCCCCATCGGAGAGACGCATCAGGATGTCTTTCAAGATGCCAACGCGATCAATCGTCTCAATGCGCAGCTGCACCGGAAAGTTCTGCCGGTCGCCATCGGGCTTGGGATTCCAACGCACCGGCAAGCGCCGTTCCCGCGGGATCGACTCCACATTGGTGCAATCCTGACGATGAATCGTGATGCCGTGATTGCCAAGGGCAACGGTGCCCACAATCGCCTCGCCCGGCAACGGACTACAGCACCCGCCGAGTCGGTAATCCAATCCCTCGATCCCCAAGATGGCCCCCGCTCCACTGCGTTGAGACGGGGCCGACTCCTTGGGTGCCACCAGAGCACGGGCCACCTCTTCGTTGCTGAGGGGCTCCTCCTCCTCTTGGGCCTGAAGCCTGATCTCCTCACGGAAACGGTTGAGAACCTGCTGCAGGGTCACCGCACCAAATCCCAACGAAGCCAGAAGGTCTTCCGTGGTGACGACATTGCAGCGCTGGGCCACCCGCACCATGGTGTCGCCGTTCAAGAGCAGATCGAAGCCATCACGACCGAGTTCCCGCTCCAGCAGATCTTTGCCCCGCTCGATCGTTTCATCACGATGGCTGCGCTTGTACCACTGGCGGATCCGATTGCGCGCGGTGGGCGTCGCAACGAAATTGAGCCAATCCAGGCTGGGGTGCGCTGTCTTACTGGTTAATACCTGCACGAAATCGCCGTTTTGCAGCGGTGTCGCCAAGGGACACAGACGATCATTGACGCGCACACCATTGCAATGGTTGCCCACCTCGGAGTGAATGCGATAGGCAAAGTCAATGGCGGTGGCGCCTTTGCGTAAACCCACCACATCACCTTTTGGCGTGAACACAAAAACCTCCTCATCGAAGAGGTCTTCCTTGATCGATGAGAGGTAATCGTTGTGATCGTCGTTACCCCCCTTCTGTTGCCAATCGACCAGTTGCCTCAACCAGTTGAACCGTTCCGCATCACTGCTGCAACTGGCGGGTGAGCCGCCCTCCTTGTATTTCCAGTGGGCAGCAATCCCGAATTCGGCAACTTGGTGCATCTCCAAAGTTCGAATCTGCACTTCGATCGGTCGATGACGACCAATCACCGCTGTATGCAGCGACTGATAGCCATTTGGCTTCGGCAAACCGATGTAGTCCTTAAACCGTCCTGGGATCGGGCGAAATGTGTCGTGCACCACAGCCAAGGCGCGATAACACGTCTCGACGCTGGGCGTAATGATGCGAAGCGCTGCCACGTCGTAGATCTCGTGGAACGCCTTTTGTTGGCGCTCCATTTTGCTCCAGATGCCATAGAGATGTTTGGGCCGCCCACTCACCTCACAGCCCTCAAGGCCGGCGCGCTGCAACCGTTCATTCAATAAACCAACCGTGACCCCCAGCCGTTGCTCCCGCTCGCTGCGCTTGGTAGCAACCTCTTGCTGAATTTCCCGAAAGGCCTCGGGCTCCAACAACTTGAACGCCAGATCCTCGAGCTCCCACTTGAACCGTCCGATACCAAGACGATTGGCGAGGGGGGCATAGATCTCGCGGGTCTCCCGAGCAATCCGTTGTCGCTTTTCCTCCTTAAGGGCACCCAGGGTGCGCATGTTGTGGACCCGATCCGCCAACTTCACCAACACCACTCGAATGTCACTGGCCATCGCCATAAACATCCGCCGCAAATTTTCGGCTTGTGCCTCGGTGCGGTCGTTGAAATGAATGCCGCCAAGTTTGGTGACCCCCTCCACCAGCTCTCGCACTTCCGAGCCGAAATGCTCTTGGATCTCGTCGAGCGATACATCGGTGTCTTCGACCACATCGTGGAGGAAGCCCGCGGCGATCACCGGAGCACTGGCTCCGATATCCCGCAGCAGATCAGCCACGGCAACGGGATGAACGATGTAGGGGTCGCCACTCGCCCGGAATTGCCCCTCATGCAGCTGAAAACCAAAGTCGAAAGCCGACACCAACAATGCTTCTGGATCGGTCGGACAACTTTGACCAGCACCTGGGGGCACGTTGGCAATGCATTGCCGTAACCATTCCGGCAACTCGATCTGATAATCGTCTGGATTGCGAATCGGACGCTGCCTTAATTCCGGCAAACCGCGCGTGAACTGTGCCGAGCCCCGACTGGCCCTTTGTTCATCCGATGTTGAGGCGGCGTGTCGCATCCGGCCCAGCGGGTCGTTCCATGGTATTCAGTGCTGGTCCTTCCGTCTCCCCGTCCGTCCTCGATATGGCACGGCCAGTTTTGGAGCTCAATCAGCTGAAGTTGCGGTATCCGGGCAGCGACAGTTGGACCCTGGATGGGCTGGATCTCTCCCTCGAAGCCGGCGAAACCCTGGCGTTGGTGGGATCGTCTGGATGTGGCAAAAGCACTGTGGCCCGGGCGGTAATGCAGCTGCTCCCGGCAGGCACCATCTGCGAAGGGGGATTGAAACTCACCGGACAAGACCCGCGCCAACTCAATCGCCCCGCCCTGCGCAGGTTGCGCGGACAAGCGGCTGGTTTGGTGTTTCAAGACCCAATGACACGGCTGAATCCGCTGATGCCCGTGGGAGAGCATCTGCTCGACACCCTGAAGGCGCATCGTTCTTCCACGAGTGCCCAATGGCGCAAAACGCGGGCGTTCGACCTATTGGAACGCGTTGGCATCGGTGCCCAACGGTTCCGGGCCTATCCGCATGAGCTCAGTGGAGGAATGCGGCAACGCTTGGCCATCGCCCTGGCCATCGCCCTCGAACCGCCGCTGCTCATTGCCGACGAACCCACCACAAGCTTGGACGTGGCCGTGGCCGGGCAGGTGATGGCGGAGCTGAGTGGACTCTGCCGTGAATTAGGCAGTGCCTTGCTGCTGATTAGCCATGACCTCGCCATGGCCTCCCGCTGGTGCGAACGCATGGCGATGCTCGATGGAGGGCGCAGGGTGGAAGAGGGCCCAAGCCGCCAACTGCTCACGCAACCACAATCCTCTGTGGGAAAGCGACTTGTCGCTTCGGCCCTGGCTCGAGAAGGGGGCCAATCCCCGGAACGTCCAAGCAGCGAACCCGTCCTACGGGTGGATGCGATGCGCTGCTGGCATGGCATCGGTGGGATGCCATGGTCGCCGGTGTGGCTCAAAGCGGTCGACGACGTGAGCTTTGAGCTCCTCGCCGGCGAAAGTCTTGGAGTGGTGGGGGCTTCGGGATGCGGCAAAAGCACCCTCTGCCGGGCCCTCATGGGACTGAACAGCATCCGCGGAGGCCAAGTTCACCTGCTTGGCCAAAATCTGCTGCGCTTGCGTGGGCCGTCATTACGGGTTGCCAGACGGGCGATTCAAATGGTGTTTCAAGACCCACTGGCCTGTCTAAATCCAGCCCTCAGCGTGGCGGATGCCATCGCCGATCCGCTTCTGATCCATGGCCTCTGCTCGAAGGCCGCTGCCCGGGAGCGAGCCCGAAACCTGCTGGAACAGGTGGGCTTAAGTCCGGCCGATCAGTTTCAAGACCGCTTCCCAAAACAACTCTCTGGCGGACAGCAACAACGGGTAGCGATCGCCCGCGCCCTGGCGCTGGAACCCAAGGTGCTGATCTGTGATGAGAGCGTGAGCATGCTCGACGCCGAAGTTCAAGCAGAGGTGTTGGACCTCCTGCGGCAACTCCAACGCAAGCTTGGGCTGGCCATGATTTTTGTAACCCACGATCTCGCCGTCGCCAGTGGGTTCTGCCATCGGGTGATCGTTCTCGACCGCGGCCACATCGTGGAAGAGGGGCCAGGCGATCGCATTTTTCAGAAGCCACAAGCGGAGATCAGCCGCACCTTGGTGGACGCCTGTCCTCGACTACCGCGTTGAATCAACAAGCAGGGAGCTATAGATCCACGACGATCAGGGCTTTACGCATCCGCACAGGGATCACGTCATTCCGCAACGTCCGCATCAAGGCTGAGAACCAAGGCTTCCGGCAACGAACGCGAATCACCATCGGACCCTAATAAAGCTGGCCTTATCAAAGGGAACAATTCGCCTCTGTCTAGGGGAAACCACAACAACGTCTCAAGGTATTTGTGGAACTAACTCGCGGGTGATGCCCCGGAGCGTCGCCGTAACACCAACAACAGCTTCTCCATCACTGGGGGCAATGGCGCCTCAAACACCATGCGCTCTCCCGTGATCGGATGATCCAATCCCAACTGCACGGCGTGCAGGGCCTGGCCGGGAAGATCCAGGGGAAGCTTGCGGCAACGGCTATAGGTGGGATCTCCCACCACGGGATGATTGATGTGGGCACAATGCACCCGTATCTGATGCGTTCGACCCGTATCAAGCTTGAAGCGCAGTAAAGAATAATCGCCAAAACGTTCGATCAAGGTCCAGTGCGTTCGGGCATAACGCCCAGATTCATCACTCACCACGGCATATTTTTTACGGTCTACAGGATGACGACCCACCGCACCAATAATTGTTCCACTATCTCCATCCGGAACCCCGTGAACCACAGCAAAATATTCCCTTGAAGCCACCCGCTTTTGAATCTGGACTTGTAACTTTACGAGGGCTTCTTGAGATTTTGCAACAACAATGCAGCCGCTTGTATCTTTATCCAACCGGTGCACAATTCCCGGCCGCAATTTCCCACTAATGCCAGGAAGATCTGGGCAATGGTGAAGCAATCCATTCACCAATGTGCCGTCTTTATTCCCCGGAGCTGGATGCACTGTTAGCCCAGCGGATTTATTCAGAACGATGATGTGCTCATCCTCAAAGAGCACATCAAGATCCATTGGCTGGGGCTTTAAGTACGGCAGTGGCTCCGGTGGCGGCATCCACAACTGCACCTGATCGCCCTCGCGGAGTGGTGTTTTGGCCTTGCCCTGTTTGCCATTGACGCGTACATAGCCGGCATCAATGAATTTTTGAATCCGAGCACGGCTCTGCTCCGTGCGTTGGCTCACCAACCAGCGATCCAATCGCATGGGAAGCGGCTTCGGGTAGGTGAGCGTCACCAACTCCCCCTCGCCTTCCCCGAACGTGTGCGTAAACACTTCCTCTGGCAGGGGAGGTCGTCCTTGGCCTTGTTCCGACGACGTCAACGGTTGAGAAGCTCCGGCAATTCCAAGGCGATGTTGCCCAAAGCGGATTTACGAAAATCATCCAAAAGCCGCTGCGCCATGCGAGCAGTGTCGTTTGAGGTGTGTCGCGCCGCAGCAGCCTCTAGCCAATAGAGGGGATCAAGGGTCTGACCGGCCACGGGAATGCCATACCGCGTTCCCAACACACTGAGCACCACCCCAGACGCCTTACGTTCCGACGAATCAATCAACAGCTGCAAAAAGGCCTGAGCCACCAACTCGCCGTTGTAAGCCGCCTGGCCAATGTCATCACAGAGTGCAAGGTGCAACGCAGCCTGTTGATCATCCAAGCGGGGTGGAAGAACACCTGGAGCATCGAGCAGATCCAAGTCTTGGCCAAGCCGCACCCAACGCAGGGTGCGAGTGACTCCCGCCCGCCGGGCACTGGCCACCACCTTTTTTTTGACCAATCGATTGATCAAGGCCGATTTACCAACGTTGGGAAAACCGAGGGTGAGGGCTCGCACGGCTCGCGGGCGCATCCCACGATTTCGTCGGCGCTCATTCAGTTGATCCCCAGCCCGGATCGCTGCCTGCTGCACTTGCTTCACCCCAGTCCCGGCTTTGGCATCACACCAAACCGTTCGCTGGCCTTTGGCCTTAAACCACTGCTCCCAAGCCGCCCATGCCTCCTTGGTGACCATGTCGCGTCGGTTGATCACCAACAAATGCTGCTTCCCTTTCAACCAACGGTTCAGATGGGGGTGCCCTGTGGCCAAAGGAATGCGGGCGTCACGCACCTCAATCACCAGATCAACCTTTTCGAGGTTGCGTTTGAGCTGCTGCTCCGCCTTGGCGATGTGGCCTGGGTACCACTGAATCGGAGGTGCACTCACGGCATCACCCGGACGGCGGTGCACCCACGGTCGCTGTCGAAGTTCACGCCGCGAATGCTCATCGGGATCAGCCTCCCATTCAACGCGTCCACCAGTTCGAGGGACACTCCTGAATCCCTGCGATTGGCTTGAATGGGCGCCAACACCAAGGATTGATCAGCGATTTGATTCGGCTAAAGGCCCATATTCCTCAAGAAACGAGCTAACGCAAACAGCGTTGACCACAGCTCGATCTGGGCCTATGTCTCGTCTTAAGGCGTTCACAACGCGAAACACAGGTTAATCTCTCGTCGATTTCTTACCGCACGAGACAACCCTATGGCGAAGCGTTCCCTGGCCAGCCTCAATGCCGGCGACCTGAGCGGCAAACGCGTCCTCGTGCGGGTTGACTTCAACGTTCCCCTTAACGATGCCGGTGCCATCACCGATGACACCCGCATTCGCGCAGCGCTGCCCACCATCAACGATCTCGTTGGCAAGGGCGCCAAAGTTGTTCTCGCCGCTCACTTTGGCCGACCCAAAGGTCAAGTGAACGAGGCGATGCGCCTTACACCGGTGGCCGCACGCCTGAGCGAGTTGCTCGGCAAAACCGTCACCAAAACCGACAGCTGCATTGGCCCCGACGCCGAAGCCAAGGTGGGAGCCATGGCCAACGGCGACGTGGTGCTGCTGGAAAACGTTCGCTTCGTCGCTGAAGAAGAGAAAAACGATTCAGGCTTCGCCGAGAAGCTGGCTGCCCTAGCAGACGTATACGTGAACGACGCCTTCGGCGCCGCCCACCGTGCCCATGCCTCCACCGAGGGCGTCACCAAATTCCTGAAGCCAAGCGTGGCCGGCTTCCTGATGGAGAAGGAGCTTCAGTACCTACAGGGTGCCGTGGACGAACCCAAGCGTCCCCTCGCCGCCATCGTTGGTGGTTCGAAGGTGAGCTCGAAAATCGGTGTTCTGGAAGCCCTGATCGATAAGTGCGACAAGGTGCTGATCGGCGGCGGCATGATCTTCACCTTCTACAAAGCCCGTGGACTTGCAGTTGGCAAGAGCTTGGTGGAAGAGGACAAGCTGGAACTGGCCAAGGAGCTGGAAGCCAAGGCAAAAGCCAAGGGCGTGGAACTGTTGCTACCCACCGACGTGGTGCTGGCCGACAACTTCGCCCCTGATGCCAACAGCCAAATCGCCGACGTGACGGCGATCCCCGACGGCTGGATGGGACTGGACATCGGCCCCGATGCCATCAAGGTGTTCCAAGCCGCCCTGGCTGATTGCAAAACAGTGATCTGGAACGGCCCCATGGGCGTGTTCGAATTCGACAAATTTGCTGCCGGCACCAACGCCATCGCCACAACGTTGGCTGAAATCGGAGGCAAAGGTTGCTGCACGATCATCGGTGGTGGTGACTCCGTCGCCGCTGTTGAGAAAGCTGGCCTCGCCGAGAAGATGTCGCACATCTCCACCGGTGGTGGCGCCAGCCTGGAACTCCTGGAAGGCAAAGTGCTGCCTGGCGTTGCAGCCCTAGACAACGCCTAAGCAATCACCAACAAACGACGAGGCCAGAAATGGCTTTGAGATTGGCCCCCGAATGGGGGCTTTTTTGTGTGTTGTCTACGAATGCGAAGCGCGCCTCTTAACGAATCGGCAATCCAGCCTGCTCACGCACCTGATTCATGTAGGCGTGATGCTCTTTCCGAAGAGCCCGACGCGCTGTTTTGCGTTGCTTATGGCAAGTTTTTAAGTCGTCTTTCGACTGCGCCGCATCGACGCAAGCCATCGTGCGATCCATCGCACTCCGACGTTTGCCGTAGCTGGTCTTCGCCCAGGATTTATGGCCCTGAATCAACGCTTGCTTCTGCTCAGGCGTGATCGGAGCACGCTTGGCTTTTGCCAAGACGCTCTCGCCAAGAACAGGAACAGCAAGCAAACCCAACAGCAGCAGGCCACTGCCGTAACGACGGATGGAAGACTTCATGCCGAAACAATCCAACTGAAAGCACTTTGACGCGTCAACCCGCGAAACTCTGACGACAACACCCACCAACCATGACCAGATGTGACCTGAGGGTGGGGGTGATCGGCCTCGGCGCCCTGGGCCTTCCCATGGCCGCCAACCTCAAGCGTGCTGACGTCCCCCTCCGCGTTCACACCCGAAGCCGCAGCGCCGAGCGCGATCCAAGCCTGCAAGGGAGCATCGCCTGCGCCACGCCCGCCGAGGTCGCCCAAGGCGTTGACGTTTTGCTGGTTTGCGTCAGCGACAACGCAGCCGTGGAGGCCGTGCTGTTCGGGGCAAATGGCGCCAGTGATCACCTGGCAGCCGGCAGCATCGTGGTGGATTGCTCCACTATTGCGCCGGCCACAGCGATCGCATCTGCCCAGCGGCTCGCCCACCAAGGCATTGATTACGTGGATGCCCCCGTCACCGGCGGAACCGAAGGGGCCAAAGCAGGCTCCTTAACGGTGCTGGTGGGGGGCGAGCCGGCGGCATTGGAGCGTGCACGCCCCGTGCTCGAGATCATCGGCAGCAGCATCCATCACTTTGGGCCGGTGGGCCGTGGTCAGCAGGTGAAGGCGGTGAACCAGGTGCTGGTGGCCGGCAGCTATGCCGCCGTCGCGGAAGCCATGGCCCTCGGTCAACGGCTGGACCTCCCGATGGAGGCAGTGGTGAATGCCTTACAAGGTGGCGCCGCTGGGTCATGGGCCCTCAGCCATCGCGCCCATTCGATGCTGATGGCCGAGTACCCCCTGGGTTTTCGAATGTCGTTGCATCACAAAGATCTGGGCATTGCTCTGGATGCCGCAGGTGACGTGAACCTGGACCTCCCAGTGACGCAACTCGTGGCCAACCTGGAAAACAACCTGATGGAGCGGGGGCATGGCGACGAGGACGTGTCGGCCCTGCATCGCCATTTTGATGCGATATCGTGACGATTAAGTTTTTATTCAGTGACGATTTCGTGCTAAATCTGGGCTTGATCGTTGAAATTAGACACGATCTGCACCCGCTTAGTCGCCGTCACAACGCCGTCGGGATGCACCAGCATCAACGCCCAGGTTTGTGATCCAGGCCGCTGGGGCGCCTGGACGCTTTTGAACAAACCTCCACCGCCCAAAGGCGCCAACTGCAAGTTGGGTCGCGAAAGCGTGGCCAGTTGTTGATCGGTTAGCTCAATCACCCCCCCCGCCAACATCGCCTGCCCCAAAGGCTCCTCGACAATCAAATCGATGTCGTAACGGCTGCCGGTGAGCACCACATCGGGG
The DNA window shown above is from Synechococcus sp. CC9902 and carries:
- a CDS encoding DUF2062 domain-containing protein, producing the protein MRRLLRVSRHRLRRSLQWLWAQEGTPGQRARGLAAGVFCGCFPFFGLQIVVSVGVASLLKGNHLLAAAGTLVSNPLTYLPLYWFNYLVGDQLLGPSAGADTLSSINRSNLWLQGWGFTQRILLGSSLVGLIFAVVSGLVAYKLFQRRSAQPPRPITVSNQAP
- a CDS encoding protein adenylyltransferase SelO; this translates as MTNLLLALPFEVSIESLGAAYWDVVEAAKFPRTQLRFRNNVVLHQLGMNAQQVSDADLEEAFGRFEGRVPFLALRYHGYQFGNYNPQLGDGRGFLYGQLRDRHGDLQDLGTKGSGTTPWSRAGDGRLTLKGGVREVIASEALQALGVTTSRTLSLIETGEDLYRSDEPSPTRSAVMVRIARTHLRFGTCERLLYLRDARGLERLLRHVVAVYYPVIAAAHPAADGDRGAMQRQLLAFYGELVERVARLAAEWMAAGFVHGVLNTDNMSLVGESFDYGPFAFLDRWDPSFTAAYFDQTGLYAYGRQPAICRKNLQMLQEPLALLLPREAMEERLDRFAEIYSQHYCARMRRRLGLPDAGDDAVVRHALALLAAWPVGYGDFFASLCRSVVEHGLPEEAEALKPFVLDAPEPPRDVWQSWRDVWWIEQRSAADVMQRLQRWNLLRPPTRPLIETLWEAIDQHDDWAPYGAWLDTVMGRGG
- a CDS encoding RelA/SpoT family protein, which translates into the protein MRHAASTSDEQRASRGSAQFTRGLPELRQRPIRNPDDYQIELPEWLRQCIANVPPGAGQSCPTDPEALLVSAFDFGFQLHEGQFRASGDPYIVHPVAVADLLRDIGASAPVIAAGFLHDVVEDTDVSLDEIQEHFGSEVRELVEGVTKLGGIHFNDRTEAQAENLRRMFMAMASDIRVVLVKLADRVHNMRTLGALKEEKRQRIARETREIYAPLANRLGIGRFKWELEDLAFKLLEPEAFREIQQEVATKRSEREQRLGVTVGLLNERLQRAGLEGCEVSGRPKHLYGIWSKMERQQKAFHEIYDVAALRIITPSVETCYRALAVVHDTFRPIPGRFKDYIGLPKPNGYQSLHTAVIGRHRPIEVQIRTLEMHQVAEFGIAAHWKYKEGGSPASCSSDAERFNWLRQLVDWQQKGGNDDHNDYLSSIKEDLFDEEVFVFTPKGDVVGLRKGATAIDFAYRIHSEVGNHCNGVRVNDRLCPLATPLQNGDFVQVLTSKTAHPSLDWLNFVATPTARNRIRQWYKRSHRDETIERGKDLLERELGRDGFDLLLNGDTMVRVAQRCNVVTTEDLLASLGFGAVTLQQVLNRFREEIRLQAQEEEEPLSNEEVARALVAPKESAPSQRSGAGAILGIEGLDYRLGGCCSPLPGEAIVGTVALGNHGITIHRQDCTNVESIPRERRLPVRWNPKPDGDRQNFPVQLRIETIDRVGILKDILMRLSDGGINVSDARVKTAVGRPACIDLRVELQGADQLTRTLAQIRSMADVIGIARIGVS
- a CDS encoding dipeptide ABC transporter ATP-binding protein, coding for MVFSAGPSVSPSVLDMARPVLELNQLKLRYPGSDSWTLDGLDLSLEAGETLALVGSSGCGKSTVARAVMQLLPAGTICEGGLKLTGQDPRQLNRPALRRLRGQAAGLVFQDPMTRLNPLMPVGEHLLDTLKAHRSSTSAQWRKTRAFDLLERVGIGAQRFRAYPHELSGGMRQRLAIALAIALEPPLLIADEPTTSLDVAVAGQVMAELSGLCRELGSALLLISHDLAMASRWCERMAMLDGGRRVEEGPSRQLLTQPQSSVGKRLVASALAREGGQSPERPSSEPVLRVDAMRCWHGIGGMPWSPVWLKAVDDVSFELLAGESLGVVGASGCGKSTLCRALMGLNSIRGGQVHLLGQNLLRLRGPSLRVARRAIQMVFQDPLACLNPALSVADAIADPLLIHGLCSKAAARERARNLLEQVGLSPADQFQDRFPKQLSGGQQQRVAIARALALEPKVLICDESVSMLDAEVQAEVLDLLRQLQRKLGLAMIFVTHDLAVASGFCHRVIVLDRGHIVEEGPGDRIFQKPQAEISRTLVDACPRLPR
- a CDS encoding RluA family pseudouridine synthase, with product MTSSEQGQGRPPLPEEVFTHTFGEGEGELVTLTYPKPLPMRLDRWLVSQRTEQSRARIQKFIDAGYVRVNGKQGKAKTPLREGDQVQLWMPPPEPLPYLKPQPMDLDVLFEDEHIIVLNKSAGLTVHPAPGNKDGTLVNGLLHHCPDLPGISGKLRPGIVHRLDKDTSGCIVVAKSQEALVKLQVQIQKRVASREYFAVVHGVPDGDSGTIIGAVGRHPVDRKKYAVVSDESGRYARTHWTLIERFGDYSLLRFKLDTGRTHQIRVHCAHINHPVVGDPTYSRCRKLPLDLPGQALHAVQLGLDHPITGERMVFEAPLPPVMEKLLLVLRRRSGASPAS
- the ylqF gene encoding ribosome biogenesis GTPase YlqF — encoded protein: MSAPPIQWYPGHIAKAEQQLKRNLEKVDLVIEVRDARIPLATGHPHLNRWLKGKQHLLVINRRDMVTKEAWAAWEQWFKAKGQRTVWCDAKAGTGVKQVQQAAIRAGDQLNERRRNRGMRPRAVRALTLGFPNVGKSALINRLVKKKVVASARRAGVTRTLRWVRLGQDLDLLDAPGVLPPRLDDQQAALHLALCDDIGQAAYNGELVAQAFLQLLIDSSERKASGVVLSVLGTRYGIPVAGQTLDPLYWLEAAAARHTSNDTARMAQRLLDDFRKSALGNIALELPELLNR
- the pgk gene encoding phosphoglycerate kinase; amino-acid sequence: MAKRSLASLNAGDLSGKRVLVRVDFNVPLNDAGAITDDTRIRAALPTINDLVGKGAKVVLAAHFGRPKGQVNEAMRLTPVAARLSELLGKTVTKTDSCIGPDAEAKVGAMANGDVVLLENVRFVAEEEKNDSGFAEKLAALADVYVNDAFGAAHRAHASTEGVTKFLKPSVAGFLMEKELQYLQGAVDEPKRPLAAIVGGSKVSSKIGVLEALIDKCDKVLIGGGMIFTFYKARGLAVGKSLVEEDKLELAKELEAKAKAKGVELLLPTDVVLADNFAPDANSQIADVTAIPDGWMGLDIGPDAIKVFQAALADCKTVIWNGPMGVFEFDKFAAGTNAIATTLAEIGGKGCCTIIGGGDSVAAVEKAGLAEKMSHISTGGGASLELLEGKVLPGVAALDNA
- a CDS encoding NAD(P)-dependent oxidoreductase; amino-acid sequence: MTRCDLRVGVIGLGALGLPMAANLKRADVPLRVHTRSRSAERDPSLQGSIACATPAEVAQGVDVLLVCVSDNAAVEAVLFGANGASDHLAAGSIVVDCSTIAPATAIASAQRLAHQGIDYVDAPVTGGTEGAKAGSLTVLVGGEPAALERARPVLEIIGSSIHHFGPVGRGQQVKAVNQVLVAGSYAAVAEAMALGQRLDLPMEAVVNALQGGAAGSWALSHRAHSMLMAEYPLGFRMSLHHKDLGIALDAAGDVNLDLPVTQLVANLENNLMERGHGDEDVSALHRHFDAIS